Proteins found in one Meiothermus sp. Pnk-1 genomic segment:
- the hemL gene encoding glutamate-1-semialdehyde 2,1-aminomutase: MSAVSDSRSQALFERAQRVIPGGVNSPVRAFKAVGGIPRFIAKAQGARMWDVDGHELLDYIGSWGPMILGHAHPRVVEAVQRAATEGTSFGAPTEREIELAELILAAYPCCDQVRFVSSGTEATMSALRLARGVTGRDHIVKFRGNYHGHADGLLVQAGSGMLTAGGGTATSAPSSAGVPQAFAELTLVAEYNDPAGLERIFAEWGDSIAAVIFEPVVGNAGVLVPTPEFLAALHTLTRKHGALLIADEVMTGFRLGLGGAVERLGLEPDLVCWGKIIGGGLPVGAYGGKAEYMRQVAPLGPVYQAGTLSGNPIAMAAGIETLRILTEERPYDQLERYGARLEAGIREAATLPVTVNRVGSMITVFFRAGPVATYAEAVGSDTETFKRFFHGLLERGVYWPPSQFEAAFFSTAHGEAELEQTLAAVGEVFQTLG, encoded by the coding sequence ATGAGCGCGGTTTCGGATTCCCGTTCCCAAGCCTTGTTCGAGCGGGCCCAGCGGGTGATTCCCGGCGGGGTGAACTCCCCGGTGCGGGCCTTCAAAGCGGTGGGAGGTATCCCCCGCTTTATCGCCAAAGCCCAAGGTGCTCGGATGTGGGATGTGGATGGCCACGAACTCCTCGACTACATCGGCTCCTGGGGGCCGATGATCTTAGGCCATGCCCACCCTCGGGTGGTGGAGGCCGTGCAGCGGGCGGCTACCGAGGGAACCAGCTTCGGGGCTCCCACCGAGCGCGAGATCGAACTGGCCGAGCTGATCCTGGCGGCGTATCCTTGCTGCGACCAGGTGCGCTTTGTCTCGAGCGGCACCGAGGCCACCATGAGCGCCCTGCGGCTGGCGCGCGGGGTCACCGGGCGTGACCATATCGTCAAGTTTCGCGGTAACTACCACGGCCACGCCGATGGGCTGTTGGTGCAGGCGGGGTCGGGGATGCTCACCGCAGGGGGGGGGACCGCCACCAGCGCCCCCTCGAGCGCCGGGGTTCCCCAGGCCTTCGCCGAGCTGACCTTGGTCGCCGAGTACAACGACCCGGCGGGGCTCGAGCGGATTTTCGCCGAGTGGGGGGATAGCATTGCGGCGGTGATCTTCGAACCCGTGGTAGGGAATGCCGGGGTGCTGGTGCCCACGCCTGAATTTCTCGCTGCCCTGCACACCCTGACCCGCAAGCACGGCGCCCTGTTGATCGCCGATGAGGTCATGACCGGCTTCCGCTTGGGGCTGGGGGGGGCGGTGGAGCGGTTGGGCCTCGAGCCGGACCTGGTGTGCTGGGGCAAGATCATCGGCGGGGGGTTGCCGGTGGGGGCCTACGGCGGCAAAGCCGAGTACATGCGCCAGGTGGCCCCGCTAGGCCCGGTCTACCAGGCCGGGACCCTAAGCGGCAACCCCATCGCGATGGCCGCGGGTATCGAGACCCTGCGGATTCTGACCGAAGAGCGCCCCTATGACCAGCTCGAGCGCTACGGCGCGAGGCTGGAGGCTGGGATCCGCGAGGCCGCCACCCTCCCGGTCACGGTGAACCGGGTCGGCTCGATGATCACGGTGTTTTTTCGCGCCGGGCCGGTGGCTACCTACGCCGAAGCGGTGGGCTCGGATACCGAGACCTTCAAGCGCTTCTTCCACGGGCTCTTGGAACGCGGGGTGTACTGGCCCCCCAGCCAGTTCGAGGCAGCGTTTTTCTCCACCGCCCACGGCGAGGCCGAGCTCGAGCAGACCTTGGCGGCGGTGGGTGAGGTGTTCCAAACGTTAGGGTAG
- a CDS encoding NAD(P)-binding domain-containing protein has product MEALALIGVSQRRGGTEALEAWTAWVEGVERWPQAWVQEVVPITTCNRCDLVLALPKGVSLERLRRELIPAGLPRGYAFAGEAAFEQLCRVAASLDSLNPGEDQIMHQVRSAFEAARRAGTVGPTTSLAFNLALRVAKRVRREVPLAPEKTSLFSLARPVFEQSLPARAKVAVLGAGEMGAMSARSLAANAQISLLIVNRSPERARALAAELNAEALELEAFLAGEIPVDGLVCATPVEHLIGEDFLARQPRLRAIVDLGLPQNVDPGPAMRRGILLIDLERMRALGEERRRQLQVHLARAEGIIQEELEAALAEWTERRLGAAIAQLRERYRVALAGVLGELLPPEEIHRLAGRFAHLPIKGLRGLVRSHGLEAAQVFLDEAGLGQELREVEHA; this is encoded by the coding sequence ATGGAGGCGCTGGCCCTAATCGGGGTATCCCAGCGGCGCGGAGGCACCGAAGCGCTCGAGGCCTGGACGGCCTGGGTGGAAGGGGTGGAGCGTTGGCCGCAGGCGTGGGTGCAGGAGGTGGTGCCCATCACCACCTGCAACCGCTGCGACCTGGTGCTGGCTTTGCCCAAAGGGGTAAGTCTGGAGCGGCTGCGCCGCGAACTCATCCCTGCCGGCCTGCCGCGGGGGTACGCCTTCGCGGGGGAGGCGGCCTTTGAGCAGCTGTGCCGGGTAGCGGCTTCGCTCGACTCCTTGAACCCCGGCGAGGACCAGATCATGCACCAGGTGCGCTCGGCCTTCGAAGCCGCCCGACGGGCGGGCACGGTTGGCCCCACCACTAGCCTGGCCTTCAACCTGGCCTTGCGGGTGGCCAAGCGGGTGCGCCGCGAGGTGCCCCTGGCCCCGGAGAAAACCAGCCTCTTCAGCCTGGCCCGCCCGGTTTTCGAGCAGTCCTTGCCTGCAAGGGCCAAAGTGGCGGTCCTCGGCGCGGGGGAGATGGGCGCGATGAGCGCCCGCAGCTTGGCGGCGAACGCCCAGATCTCCCTGCTGATCGTCAACCGCAGCCCCGAGAGGGCCCGGGCTCTGGCCGCTGAGCTAAATGCGGAAGCCCTCGAGCTGGAGGCTTTTCTCGCGGGCGAAATCCCCGTAGACGGCCTGGTGTGCGCCACTCCGGTCGAACACCTGATCGGCGAGGATTTTCTGGCCCGGCAACCCCGGCTGCGGGCCATCGTGGACCTGGGCCTCCCGCAGAACGTGGATCCTGGCCCAGCAATGCGCAGGGGCATCTTGCTGATCGACCTCGAGCGGATGCGGGCTCTGGGCGAAGAGCGGCGCCGGCAGTTGCAGGTGCACTTGGCCCGGGCCGAGGGGATCATCCAAGAAGAACTGGAGGCCGCTCTTGCCGAGTGGACCGAGCGCCGGTTGGGTGCGGCCATCGCCCAGCTCCGCGAGCGCTACCGGGTAGCGCTCGCGGGGGTGTTGGGGGAGTTGCTGCCGCCCGAGGAAATCCACCGGCTGGCGGGCCGCTTTGCTCATCTGCCCATCAAAGGATTGCGGGGCCTAGTGCGCTCGCACGGCCTC